The Montipora foliosa isolate CH-2021 chromosome 6, ASM3666993v2, whole genome shotgun sequence genome includes the window CCTTGAATGGAATGGATTTGATGAGCGTGGCGTCGCACGATTGCGTATATCTTGGAGTTTAGAACTCCCGAGACAACGAAACACGATACTCCGATGATGGCAAACAACACATAGTCGATATAGATTTGGATTTGGATTAGCCAAATTGACGCGATAAGTCCGCTTAAGACCCAAACCGAGATCACAGCTCTTACGACTCGTTGGTAAGTCACAAGTTCCTGGTACCTGAGGTATAGATGAATCGCCAAGAATCTATCCAAGCTTAAAGACAGAACACCGCAGAACGAAGCATAAGCGAATTGACTGGTCACAAACATATAAACCCTGTAAAAAGTTGGAAAGCTTGTGTTGAGGTCTGCTTGCAACCGTGACTCTAGGGCGAGACGTgtgatgaacagtggatgaacCAGTATGCCGACACCAAGATCAGAAACGGCCAAACTCAGTAGCAATGCTTTCAAGGGCTTTGGAACAGACGGAGTTTTTCTCAAGGCGTAAATTGTGGCACAATTCAACGTTAAGGCAGTGAAACACAATACGGCGTTGAAGACAATGTTGGGGATGGTTGACCAGTACAATGCCGCTTCCATCGTGGTGGAAAGCGTATTTTCCAAAGCTTttgagtttctttttcttgaagtGTTGTGTAAAGACCGCTCAAGTCTCCAATGAGGTCTTCCAAGGGGGGTtctgatgtcgctttgtcgctcattttccagcccacCTGTCGCCTATTTGGCTAGAGATAAATGTCGCTGTCGTTTCTTCGCTAGAATACAAATGTTCCCTAAACGTTCTTAATTTTTGCgtcctgtaattttgtttaatttgtatcGATAATCAAATGGCGACAAGTAAAATTAGGGAATATAAAGgttcgggaaattatttgattttggacaaaacacgaGTGAAATTATTACCTTATTTCACGAGTAGACcttttgattagctattaaatatcatgggtgacaaattacgttcataagacgccattttgccaCTGTAGGAATAgtttcacatgtgaaatcattaattaacgctgaaatttcgcgccaaaaataAGGAGAATTTGACACCCATGTTATTAAAAGAGTAAGTGCCCGTAAAAACTTCCTTGTTTTTAATAGAAGATCAACCACTGTAGTTTCTAATAACTCTAATGGCTAGATAGCCTcccacgcgttcctccccctaCGAGCGTCTGCTGACCTTTCCCTTTCAGTAAGAAACTGTCAGCTGGAAATCATGTGCGGGTTACTTATGAACCATTCAGCGCTTTGTAGATCTCCCCTGGGAGCGTCAATGCGTCAACTTCTTCTGAAAGGACGAAGCCTTCTTAAAATATTCCacagaaacattaattttgtttcctcggtgggTTATGCATTTGCACTCCCGCGAGTCAAAATGTGAGTGCTTAGTAAGGGTATGGTGTCGTTTCATCGACTAGTAAAATTGAAGACGCCGTGGAAATATATAAACacgaataaaaatattaaagtactgcgagtgtatttgaactgcacgAGAACCATTACCTTCAAGCGCAATGAACGTCACTAGGATAGtagcgaaaagaaagcttgaaaaaaaaaatccattaaGGTTGAGCTTAAAATTTTCAGGCTGCTTTTGTTGATGGTCGTCTCTAACAACtgatttaatgtttttgtgttgcgAACCGATCGTTCGCATACAATGTTTCTTTgatatgaaaaataaagcaaaccttaAATCAGTTGAATCGAAGGACTACAAGAAATGGGGTTATTCAAACGAAACAgcgcggaaagaaatgtaaatatgatatcaatCTCGAGCGAACGCCACAAATAGGTTTGAATCGCACGggagcaaaatgtttcaaccaTACGAATTCTACCGTACTCATTCTGTGAAGGGCCACAAACATCTAAGtcaaagcatgaaatttatacgTTCCAGTTTCcctttgataagaatttaagtcAGCCCAATACACGAAGCCTATCTTCTTGCAGTTTTCTAAGGGTCTAAAGTGCACTCCAGAATCccagaatctggaagtccgttgtgattggtctacTAAATTCCGGCTCGTGGGGGAGCAttttcgttcccagagctgcgatccttttGGCCAGCGCCGCGGATCGAAAGCTCTGGATGGTCAGCTCTGGGATCGCTCTGGGAACGAAATGCTCCCCCACGAGCCGGAATttacgtagaccaatcacaacggacttccagattctggaagtgCACTTTGTACCCTGAGAAAACTGCATGAAGATAGGCTTCGTGCATTGGGCTGACTTACTGGTTCTTATTAAAGGGAAACTGGAGggtataaatttcatgctttgaCTTAGATGTTTGTGGCCCTTCACAGAATGAGTACGGTAGAATTCGTAtggttgaaacattttgctccCGTGTGATTCAAACCTATTTGT containing:
- the LOC138008645 gene encoding melanocyte-stimulating hormone receptor-like, with translation MEAALYWSTIPNIVFNAVLCFTALTLNCATIYALRKTPSVPKPLKALLLSLAVSDLGVGILVHPLFITRLALESRLQADLNTSFPTFYRVYMFVTSQFAYASFCGVLSLSLDRFLAIHLYLRYQELVTYQRVVRAVISVWVLSGLIASIWLIQIQIYIDYVLFAIIGVSCFVVSGVLNSKIYAIVRRHAHQIHSIQGQPTVQENAPYVTNASTLRKSTFMTTCIYVLFLVCYLPRFCAVGLHSFYPDLSALKAVKQYTSTLLLLNSSLNPLIYCWKLRGVRQTIMNMYAAKRTF